A part of Syngnathoides biaculeatus isolate LvHL_M chromosome 21, ASM1980259v1, whole genome shotgun sequence genomic DNA contains:
- the LOC133494476 gene encoding FH2 domain-containing protein 1-like yields MNVGIFLKQFKRSNQAIIEDIRRGNAEPYGAEPLREMMKLLPEADEVTKMKAYHGDVAKLSLADSFVFLLIQLPSYATRIECMLAKEEIPGTCEAARAHIGVLRCATKEVLGCQELHAVLHLVLQAGNILNAGGHGGNAAGFKLSSLLSLADTKANKPGMNMLHFVAQEAQKTDEKLLDFPLELSHIQAASRISLETLDAELQRLTSRTRSLEVSVGADGELLRQLESFLQDTTARLRELRDSRELLSKEADELMDFFCEDSDTFRLDDCFSVLYGFCCKFGQAAKENKEREARRHRLQVQEEQKRHSWAGGEEVGSAMRYHCSSETDLSAVMLHQDETSVLLELLSPKSTGRRASRRRSRRSSSQSPSSPSGNTATTTTPSATNLECRVKTDTPSDLDDNYRDRREASLTRRERRHCKTSSEDDHINRDITAAADDNDALVFVLETCSLVPELKAFGEVTVTDAEEPQTSDESIGAQPVVSWCVTALCEVDRPGEKEAASFPEPAQSLPVRHQPSPTSTLCVSSPTPPRSDQRKKAASSRTVPTSANKSQPSRVRTLNSSEKQIMRKVVPVSKTSLEKRGEKPSTGPSSQRSSLQSRDSKNRHVPGARNQPEEKMCRSTLRALGGGSNVKAANTPSPAPSSGPGFARNTASSSFRQTLAGLPKVNVSKSGSEASSKSSTSAERPRTSSSLSSSVPKRSLSSRTAPGISTTPRSGTPPSAKTSPNIKSHPSVRTSPNNSTPQNVSTPPNIRPRPSVSTSTNIRTPPKVRTSPNISTPPNARPHSRVRISANIRTPPIINTAPRVRTSAKTSTPPNNSAPPNARPHSTVGTSENIRTPPMSRTPPSVRASTKIRTPPSVGTSAKIRTPPGSTGADSVAPAKGRGRESSFSDRSSQSRQSAKVSKPSWR; encoded by the exons GTGACGAAGATGAAGGCGTACCACGGTGACGTGGCAAAGCTGTCGTTGGCCGACTCCTTCGTGTTCCTGCTGATTCAGCTCCCCAG TTACGCGACGCGGATCGAGTGCATGCTGGCCAAAGAGGAGATTCCTGGCACGTGCGAGGCCGCGCGGGCACACATTGGCGTCCTTCGCTGCGCAACCAAAG AGGTTCTTGGCTGCCAGGAGCTGCACGCCGTTCTCCACTTGGTACTGCAAGCCGGAAACATCCTCAATGCC GGCGGTCACGGCGGTAACGCGGCGGGCTTCAAACTGTCGTCCCTGTTGTCTCTCGCCGACACCAAAGCCAACAAACCGGGAATGAACATGCTGCACTTTGTAGCTCAG GAAGCCCAGAAAACTGACGAGAAGTTGTTGGACTTCCCGCTGGAGTTGAGTCACATTCAGGCCGCTTCCAG GATCTCCTTGGAGACGCTGGACGCTGAACTGCAGCGGCTGACGTCCCGCACGCGCTCTCTCGAGGTGAGCGTAGGGGCGGACGGCGAGCTCCTCCGGCAGTTGGAAAGCTTCCTACAG GATACGACAGCACGGCTGCGCGAGCTGCGCGATAGCCGGGAGCTGCTGAGCAAGGAAGCCGACGAGCTGATGGATTTCTTCTGCGAGGACAGCGACACGTTCCGATTGGACGACTGCTTTTCCGTGTTGTACGGCTTCTGCTGCAAGTTCGGCCAAGCTGCCAAG gaaaacaaagagcGGGAAGCCCGTCGCCATCGCTTACAAGTTCAGGAGGAACAGAAGAGACATTCGTGGGCCGGCGGCGAAGAG GTGGGCAGCGCGATGCGCTATCACTGCAGCAGTGAAACGGACCTTTCGGCGGTTATGCTGCACCAGGACGAGACCAGCGTGCTCCTGGAGCTGCTCTCTCCGAAGTCGACCGGCCGGCGTGCTTCTCGGCGGCGTTCCCGGCGCTCGTCGTCGCAAAGCCCGTCCTCCCCTTCTGGGAACACCGCAACGACGACGACACCATCAGCCACCAATCTCGAGTGTCGTGTCAAAACGGACACCCCCTCCGACTTGGACGATAATTACCGAGACCGCAGAGAGGCTTCACTGACACGCCGTGAACGGCGCCACTGTAAAACGTCTTCTGAAGATGACCACATCAACCGTGACATCACGGCGGCTGCTGACGACAACGACGCCTTAGTGTTTGTTCTGGAGACATGCTCACTGGTTCCTGAGCTAAAGGCCTTCGGTGAAGTCACCGTCACAGATGCGGAAGAGCCGCAGACTTCAGACGAGTCGATCGGAGCGCAGCCGGTTGTTTCTTGGTGCGTAACCGCCCTGTGTGAGGTGGACCGTCCAGGAGAAAAGGAGGCGGCATCATTTCCCGAGCCGGCGCAGTCGTTGCCTGTCAGGCACCAACCGTCGCCAACCTCGACGCTTTGCGTCTCCTCTCCAACTCCTCCTCGATCAGACCAGCGTAAGAAGGCGGCCTCGTCCAGAACCGTCCCTACCTCCGCAAACAAGAGCCAACCCAGTCGTGTGCGTACCCTCAACAGCTCCGAGAAGCAAATCATGAGGAAGGTGGTGCCCGTCTCCAAGACCAGTTTAGAGAAACGAGGAGAGAAGCCATCCACTGGCCCCTCATCACAGCGCTCAAGCCTCCAGAGCAGAGATTCAAAGAACCGTCACGTTCCCGGTGCTCGGAACCAGCCGGAGGAGAAGATGTGTCGCTCCACACTGCGAGCGCTTGGGGGTGGTTCCAATGTCAAGGCTGCCAACACTCCTTCTCCTGCCCCTTCGTCAGGCCCGGGTTTTGCCCGAAACACTGCCTCTTCCTCTTTTCGACAAACACTCGCTGGCCTTCCAAAAGTGAACGTTTCCAAGTCTGGATCTGAAGCATCTTCCAAATCATCCACATCTGCTGAGCGACCTCGCACCTCATCGTCCTTGTCTTCCTCCGTGCCCAAGAGGTCTCTGAGCAGCAGAACAGCTCCGGGCATCAGCACGACTCCGAGAAGCGGGACACCACCAAGTGCCAAAACATCACCAAACATCAAGTCACATCCAAGTGTCAGGACATCGCCAAACAACAGCACACCTCAGAACGTCAGCACACCTCCGAACATCAGGCCCCGTCCGAGCGTCAGTACATCTACAAACATCAGGACACCTCCGAAAGTCAGGACATCCCCAAACATAAGCACACCTCCAAACGCCAGGCCGCATTCAAGGGTCAGGATATCTGCAAACATCAGGACACCTCCGATCATCAACACAGCTCCGAGGGTCAGGACTTCGGCAAAGACCAGCACACCTCCGAACAATAGCGCCCCACCAAATGCCAGGCCTCATTCGACTGTCGGGACATCTGAAAACATCAGGACGCCCCCGATGAGCAGGACACCTCCAAGTGTCAGGGCGTCGACAAAGATCAGGACACCGCCGAGTGTCGGGACATCTGCAAAGATCAGGACGCCTCCCGGCTCCACGGGGGCTGACTCCGTGGCCCCCGCTAAAGGCCGCGGGCGCGAGAGCAGCTTCTCGGACAGGTCCAGCCAATCGCGGCAATCGGCCAAGGTCTCCAAGCCCAGCTGGAGATAA